The following proteins come from a genomic window of Girardinichthys multiradiatus isolate DD_20200921_A chromosome 8, DD_fGirMul_XY1, whole genome shotgun sequence:
- the LOC124872204 gene encoding probable global transcription activator SNF2L2 isoform X2: MEEDISLKKRKGDHHGEKELQVSQETSEKVKRKRGRPPAEKLPPNPPELTRTLNTLVDMVINYKDGLGRQISKGFVQLPSKKEVPEYYELIRKPVDFRRIRERVRNHKYRSVGDLEKDVFLLCHNAQTYNLEGSQIYEDSIVIKSVFESARQRIVTDEEQKQTVSASHGNNGRGAEDQFGQSVTPLPVQIKKEDRSINTIAKRLHSDIDSDEDPEDNNTKYQG, translated from the exons ATGGAAGAGGACATCAGTCTGAAGAAGCGTAAAGGTGATCACCATGGAGAGAAGGAGCTGCAGGTGAGCCAAGAAACCAGCGAAAAGGTCAAAAGGAAGCGAGGTCGCCCACCGGCTGAGAAACTGCCTCCAAATCCACCCGAACTCACTAGAACACTGAACACTCTGGTGGATATGGTCATCAACTACAAGGATGG GCTGGGACGACAGATCAGTAAAGGTTTTGTGCAGCTTCCTTCTAAAAAAGAAGTACCGGAGTATTATGAGCTTATCCGAAAGCCTGTGGATTTCAGGAGGATCAGA GAACGTGTGCGTAATCACAAATACAGAAGTGTTGGGGATTTGGAAAAGGATGTCTTCCTTCTGTGTCACAATGCACAGACATATAACCTGGAGGGATCTCAG ATCTACGAGGATTCGATCGTCATCAAATCTGTGTTTGAGAGCGCAAGGCAGAGAATTGTCACAGACGAAGAACAAAAGCAGACTGTTAGCGCCAGTCACGGCAATAATGGCAGAGGAGCAGAAGACCAATTCGGTCAATCAG TGACTCCATTACCAGTTCAGATAAAGAAGGAGGACAGAAGCATAAACACCATAGCCAAGAGGCTCCACAGTGATATAGATAGTGATGAGGATCCAGAGGACAACAACACAAAATATCAGGGTTAA
- the LOC124872204 gene encoding probable global transcription activator SNF2L2 isoform X1, producing the protein MTKTIWQNMQKETSLSQSRKENTPESCRKEMGSPTDSSLFLQPEAGKNSSLEDMEEDISLKKRKGDHHGEKELQVSQETSEKVKRKRGRPPAEKLPPNPPELTRTLNTLVDMVINYKDGLGRQISKGFVQLPSKKEVPEYYELIRKPVDFRRIRERVRNHKYRSVGDLEKDVFLLCHNAQTYNLEGSQIYEDSIVIKSVFESARQRIVTDEEQKQTVSASHGNNGRGAEDQFGQSVTPLPVQIKKEDRSINTIAKRLHSDIDSDEDPEDNNTKYQG; encoded by the exons ATGACAAAAACCATCTGGCAAAACATGCAGAAGGAGACAAGCCTGTCACAATCAAGAAAGGAAAATACTCCCGAGAGCTGCAGAAAGGAGATGG GTTCCCCCACCGACTCCTCCCTCTTCCTCCAGCCTGAGGCAGGAAAGAACAGCTCCCTGGAGGACATGGAAGAGGACATCAGTCTGAAGAAGCGTAAAGGTGATCACCATGGAGAGAAGGAGCTGCAGGTGAGCCAAGAAACCAGCGAAAAGGTCAAAAGGAAGCGAGGTCGCCCACCGGCTGAGAAACTGCCTCCAAATCCACCCGAACTCACTAGAACACTGAACACTCTGGTGGATATGGTCATCAACTACAAGGATGG GCTGGGACGACAGATCAGTAAAGGTTTTGTGCAGCTTCCTTCTAAAAAAGAAGTACCGGAGTATTATGAGCTTATCCGAAAGCCTGTGGATTTCAGGAGGATCAGA GAACGTGTGCGTAATCACAAATACAGAAGTGTTGGGGATTTGGAAAAGGATGTCTTCCTTCTGTGTCACAATGCACAGACATATAACCTGGAGGGATCTCAG ATCTACGAGGATTCGATCGTCATCAAATCTGTGTTTGAGAGCGCAAGGCAGAGAATTGTCACAGACGAAGAACAAAAGCAGACTGTTAGCGCCAGTCACGGCAATAATGGCAGAGGAGCAGAAGACCAATTCGGTCAATCAG TGACTCCATTACCAGTTCAGATAAAGAAGGAGGACAGAAGCATAAACACCATAGCCAAGAGGCTCCACAGTGATATAGATAGTGATGAGGATCCAGAGGACAACAACACAAAATATCAGGGTTAA